From Aptenodytes patagonicus unplaced genomic scaffold, bAptPat1.pri.cur scaffold_68, whole genome shotgun sequence, the proteins below share one genomic window:
- the LOC143173334 gene encoding olfactory receptor 14C36-like codes for MDSADAQQDQMSNGSSTTEFLLLTFTDRRELQLLHFWLFLGIYLAALLGNGLIITAVACDHRLHTPMYFFLFNLALLDMGSISTTLPKAMANSLWDTRAISYLGCAAQLFLLAFFISAEFCLLIVMAYDRFVAICKPLHYGTLLGSRACVYMAAAAWGSGFLHAVLHTANTFCIPLCKGNAVDQFFCEIPQILKLSCSDSDYLREAGVVVVSACLVFGCFVFIVVSYVQIFRAVLRIPSAQGRYKAFSTCLPHLAVVSLYVSTAAFAQVKPPSISSPSLDLVVSFLYSVVPPAVNPLIYSMRNQELKDALRKPAQWTLFHQQ; via the coding sequence ATGGACAGTGCTGATGCCCAGCAGGACCAGATGTCCAATGGCAGCTCCACCACCGAGTTCCTCCTCCTCACATTCACAGACaggcgggagctgcagctcttgcacttctggctcttcctgggcatctacctggctgccctcctgggcaatgGTCTCATCATCACtgccgtagcctgcgaccaccgcctccacacccccatgtacttcttcctcttcaACCTCGCCCTCCTTGAcatgggctccatctccaccactctccccaaagccatggccaattccctctgggataccagggccatctcctacttgggatgtgctgcccagctctttctgttagCCTTTTTTATCTCAGCAGAATTTTGTCTTCTTATTGTCATGGCCTATGACCGCTTTGTTGCCATCTGCAagcccctgcactacgggaccctgctgggcagcagagcttgtgtctacatggcagcagctgcctggggcagtggctttctccatgctgtgctgcacactGCAAACACCTTTTGCATACCTCTCTGCAAGGGCAATGCtgtggaccagttcttctgtgaaatcccccagatcctcaagctctcctgctcagactcagactacctcagggaggCTGGGGTTGTTGTAGTTAGTGCCTGTTTAGtctttgggtgttttgttttcattgtggtgtcctatgtgcagatcttcagggccgtgctgaggatcccctctgCACAGGGACGGTACAAAGCCTTTTCCAcatgcctccctcacctggccgtggtctccctgtatGTCAGCACTGCAGCATTTGCCCAGGTAAaacccccctccatctcctccccatccctggacctggtggtgtcatttctgtactcagtggtgcctccagcagtgaaccccctcatctatagcatgaggaaccaggagctcaaggatgccctGAGGAAACCGGCACAATGGACACTGTTTCACCAACAATAA